Within the Terriglobales bacterium genome, the region ATGCTGACCTCTTCTGCATCTACACCCGAGTCAGAAATAAAAGCAAGGGAACGCTGCTCAAGGACATCAACTGATACGGAAGGACGATCAAGTGGGAAATGGAAAGAAACCACTTCAGGGATCACGAGTACAATTTGGAGTTGCAGGTCTCGGGCCAAATCCTGGGCAGCTCTCAGGGCGGCAACGGTTCCTTCCTGAGTGGTAAAAATGACGGTCACTCTCAGGCAGGCGCCTAGGTCTGACGGAGAAGGCTTGAGATATTCGCTGCGGGAATTCTCAAGTTCAACTGTCTGGAATCGCCTATTCTGTACCACGGTCACAGCGTGTACTAACCTAGTCTTCAGGTCGTAAACAAGTCATAAACAATTCATTAACAACTTATTAACGCGAAGACCCACTCGAACTAGGCCGTTCAGAGCAAACCACAGCAGGCAGAACATGTTTCTCGTCCACCATTCCAATCACCCCGATTTTATTTATGAAATTTTTACGAATTCCTTACTTCACTCTTATGTCTTTCCCTCTACCTTGTGGTTGATGACTCCTGTGCCCGATAGGAATGAAGGGCGATGGAAACAATGATTCCTATTTTGGCTGAACTCAGGCATTCATCACCGCACAAGAGGTATCGGCATGAGTGGAGGCGGACGAATACTGATCGTTGACGACGAGCCCCAGATTCGGCGGGTCATGCAAACAACGCTTGTCAACAAGGGATATGAGGTTACGGAAGCTCGAAGTGGTGAAGAAGCGTTGGAATTGGTCCACTCAGCCAAATTTGATCTGGTGCTTTTGGATATGAACATGCCTGGCATGAACGGCATAGAAACTTGCAGTGCGATTCGTATCAACTCCGATGTCACGATCATCATGCTTACGGTCCGCAATACTCAAAAGGACAAAGTAGATGCGCTCGACGCGGGAGCCGACGATTATGTTACGAAGCCGTTCAGCATGCCTGAGCTGTTGGCCCGAATACGGTCAGGGCTCAGGAGGGCTGCGGTCTCTACGGAGTTCGAGGCCACACAGTTGAGTCTGGGACACATTGAGATTGACTTTCAAGCCCGACGGGTCATCTCGGGTGGTGAACAAATACGGCTCACTGGCAAAGAGTTCGACTTGCTTTCCTATCTCGCGGCTCATCCGAATAAAACCATGAGACACAGGGAATTGTTACAAGCGGTCTGGGGTTCGGACTATGGCGGAGAGCAAGAGTATCTGCGGGTTTTTGTGAATCGGTTGCGAAAAAAGATTGAACGGAACCCGGCGAACCCCAAGTACTTGCTGACAGAACCTTGGGTCGGATATCGTTTGCGTGTTCCTGAGTGATTCCTGGTTTTATGGAGTGTTCACGAATTGTTTATGCTTCTTTTATGCCCGGGGTTCTATCTTTAGAACACCGTGGACGGTCCGAATAGGAGAACTGGTCCCGGGAGTGAAGTACGCTGCCGCTCTTTTGACCAATGCTTGGTGAGGTGCAGACATGCTTGATTTGTTGATGGTTGTTTTTACCATACTGTTTTTTACGGTCGCAATCGCCTATACCGTGGCTTGCGACAAGCTCAAGTGAGGGCTTCTTATGAGTCTTGAAACGATGATCATGTTGCTGGTGACCGTCCTGATGATGGTCTACCTGGTTTATGCGCTACTGCGTCCGGAGAAGTTCTAATGACACTCAACGGCTGGTTGCAAATCCTGTTTTATTTTGTCGTCGTGCTGCTGGTCACTAAGCCAGTGGGAATTTTCATGACCAAAGTCTTTAACCGTGAGCGGACATGGCTCGACCCGGTCCTGCGTCCGGTGGAAAAGCTGATCTACAAGCTCACGCTGGTGGATGAAAACCACGAGATGCGCTGGACCGAGTATTGCATCTCCATGCTGCTCTTCAGCGCGGTCTCCATGCTGTTGCTCTACGTATTTGAGCGCACCCAGCAGTGGCAGCCACTTTGGTTGAACCCGCAAAAGTTTGCCGCCGTTCCACAGGACCTTGCCTTCAATACGGCTGCCTCGTTTGCCACCAATACCAACTGGCAGTTTTATACCGGCGAGCAGGTCATGAGCTATCTCACGCAGATGGTGGGCCTTGCCTTTCATAACTTCAAGTCGGCAGCGGTTGGAATTGCCCTCGGCATTGCGCTTATCCGTGGCATTGCCCGCCGGGAAAAAGAAACCATTGGCAATTTCTGGGTAGATACGACCCGCGCTGCCCTGTGGATCATGTTGCCGGCGTGCATCATTTACGCTCTGCTTTTGGTGCAGCAAGGCGTCATCCAGAATTTCAAGCCCTATGACACGGTGAAGGTCGTAGAGCCGCAGCAGGTGCAAAGAGTTGGACAGGATGGAAAACCCGTCGTCGGTCCTGACGGGAAGCCGGTTATGGACACCGTAACCGACCAAGTCATTGCGCAGGGGCCCATCGCATCGCAGGAAGCCGTCAAGATGCTGGGCACGAATGGCGGAGGCTTCCTCAACGCCAACAGCGCTCATCCCTTCGAGAACCCGACTCCGTTCACGAATTTTCTGGAGATGTTTTCCATCTTTATCATCCCCGCAGGCCTCACCTACACGCTTGGGCGCATGACCGGCTCGCAGAAACATGGTTGGGCCGTATTTGCGGCCATGGCAATTCTTTTTGCCGCTGGCGTGGTCACCGCATATTGGGCCGAATCACAAGGCAATCCTTTGCTGCAAGGCACAGACCAGCACGTCTCGATGATGCAATCAGGCGGTAACATGGAGGGCAAGGAAGTCCGCTTCGGCATAGCGAACTCGGCTCTGTTTACAACCGTAACCACAGACGCCAGTTGTGGCGCCGTCAACGCCATGCACGATTCTTACACGCCCATCGGAGGCATGGTGCCGCTGGTGAATATCATGCTCGGCGAGGTTGTTTTTGGGGGCGTGGGCGCAGGTATGTACGGAATTCTGCTCTTTGTCATTCTTTCTGTCTTCATCGCCGGCCTTATGGTCGGCCGCACCCCGGAATACCTGGGCAAGAAAATCGAAAGCTACGACGTAAAGATGGCCATGCTGTACGTGCTTGTCTTCCCGCTCGTGATTCTTGTGTTTGCCGGGATTTCAGCGGTGACCCCTTCCGGACTTGCGACGCTCGGCAATGCCGGACCGCATGGCTTATCGGAAATCCTGTACGCCTTTACTTCGGCTGCCGGGAACAACGGCTCTGCTTTTGCCGGCCTCGGCCCTAACCGCTGGTACAACCTCTCCATGGCTTTCACCATGCTCATGGGAAGGTTCCTCATGCATGTGCCCATGTTGGCTGTAGCCGGCAGTCTCGCAGGCAAAAAGGCGGTACCGCCATCGGCAGGCACATTCCCGGTGACAACGCCGTTGTTTACCGTGCTCCTGGTGAGCGTGATCCTGATCGTGGGCGCTTTGACGTTCTTCCCGGCGCTGAGTTTGGGACCGATTCTCGAACATCTGCTGATGCATGCAGGAAAGACTTTCTAAGAGGACTCTATGTCAACGAAACAAAGCAAATCCAGATCATTGTGGGATGCGAAGATCATCCGCCAGGCGCTGATTGATTCGTTTGTCAAACTGAATCCGCGAGTCATGATGCGCAATCCGGTGATGTTCGTGGTCGAGGTTGGCAGTGTGATTACCTCCATCCTTTTGATTCGAGATATCACCAAGCACAGTCACGCATTTGGTTTCGATCTGCAAATCACCTTGTGGCTCTGGTTTACGGTTTTGTTCGCCAACTTCGCCGAGGCCATGGCCGAGGGTCGAGGCAAAGCCCAGGCCGAGACCTTGCGTAAAGCCAAATCGGAGACGATTGCGAACAGGCTTCTGCCCAACGGGCAGATCGAGCAGGTTTCCGGCTCCAAGCTTCACGTCGGAGATCTGGTTTTGGTCTCGGCCGGAGAGATGATTCCGGGCGATGGCGATGCGATAGAAGGCGTGGCTTCGGTGGATGAATCCGCCATTACCGGCGAATCCGCTCCCGTGATCCGTGAAGCTGGCGGCGATCGCTGTGCCGTGACCGGTGGGACTCGTGTTCTTTCCGATCAGATCAAGATAAAGATCACCGCCAATCCAGGCGAAACCTTTCTCGACCGCATGATCGCCCTGGTCGAAGGCGCCGAGCGGCAGAAGACCCCAAATGAGATCGCTTTGAACATCTTGCTGGCAGGACTCACAGTGGTCTTCCTGCTCGCTGTCGTGACACTTCAACCATTTGCGATTTATTCCGGTTCTCCCCAGACCGTTTTTGTTCTGGTCTCACTTCTGGTTTGTCTTATTCCTACGACGATTGGCGGTCTCCTCTCCGCTATTGGCATCGCCGGCATGGACCGCTTGGTCCAGCACAATGTGCTGGCCATGTCCGGGAGAGCGGTTGAAGCAGCAGGGGACGTTGATACCCTTCTGCTCGACAAGACCGGAACCATTACGCTTGGCAATCGCCAGGCAGCGGAGTTTATCGCTGCCCCGGGAGTGACCAACGATCAACTTGCTGATGCCGCGCAGTTTTCCTCATTGCCCGATGAGACCCCCGAGGGCCGCTCGATCGTAGTCCTGGCCAAGGAGAAATATGGGCTGAGGGGCCGTGAACTTGCCGATGGCCAGGTTGAATTTGTTCCCTTCAGTGCGACCACTCGCATGTCGGGCGTGAACTTTGATGGACGGGTGATTCGCAAGGGGGCCGCTGACGCGATTGAGGCTTTTCTCAAAGGGAATGAAGGCTATCTTCCCCCGGAGGTTCGGACGACGGTGGAGACCATTGCTCGTTCTGGAGGTACACCGCTGGTGGTTGCCGAAAACGCTCGTGCGCTGGGCGTGATCCACCTGAAAGATATTGTCAAAGGTGGCATACGCGAACGCTTCGCCCAACTTCGCGCCATGGGCATCCGCACCGTGATGATTACCGGCGACAATCCACTCACCGCCGCCGCTATCGCCCAGGAAGCAGGAGTTGATGACTTTCTAGCGCAGGCCACGCCCAAAGACAAGATGGACCTGATCAAACAGGAACAGGCACAGGGGAAGCTGGTTGCCATGACCGGTGACGGCACCAATGACGCGCCCGCTCTCGCGCAGTCTGATGTGGGTGTCGCTATGAACACCGGCACCCAAGCGGCCAAAGAGGCCGGCAACATGGTTGACCTTGATTCCAACCCAACCAAGCTGCTGGAGATCGTTGAAATCGGCAAGCAGTTGCTGATGACTCGAGGCTCGCTCACCACATTCTCTATTGCCAATGACGTGGCCAAGTACTTTGCCATCATCCCAGCCATGTTTGCGGGGACGTTTCCGGTACTGAATGCGCTGAACATCATGCATCTGGCAACCCCCGAGTCTGCGATTCTGTCAGCCGTTATCTTCAATGCTCTCATTATCATCGCGCTCATTCCGCTGGCGCTGCGCGGAGTCAAATACAGACCGATGAGTGCGGAATCATTGCTGCAGCGCAACCTGTGGTTCTACGGTGTGGGCGGGATCATTGTGCCCTTTGTTGGAATCAAGATCATTGACATAATTATTCGTGCGGTTGGGTTGGCCTGAGCGGAGGAATCATGAAAAAAAACCTTGTTATATCTATTCTCTATACCGTAGTCACAACTGTCGTTTTGGGAATTGGTTATCCCCTGGCTGTTACATTGTTGGCTCAAGTCGCCTTCAAGGACCAGGCCAACGGCCAGTTGATTCCAAAGAATGGCGTGACGGTGGGTTCGCGTATTATCGGCCAGACCTTTACGGGTGCAGGTTACTTCCACACTCGCCCATCGGCAGCCGGCAACGGATACGATGCCACCAATTCCGGTGGCACCAACTACGGGCCTACAAACCAGAAGCTGGTTGACCGTGTAAAAGGTGACGTCGCGACCCTGCAGGCGGAGAACCCAGGCAAACCTATTCCCATTGATTTGGTCACAACCTCTGGATCGGGCCTTGATCCGCACATCACGCCAGCCGGGGCCGAGTTCCAGGTTCCTCGTGTAGCTAAGGCTCGGGGTATCGCTGAAGATGACCTTCGGACACTGGTCCGGCAGCATACCGAGGCACGCCAGTTCGGTTTCCTCGGCGAGCCGTGTATCAACGTGCTCGAACTGAATCTAGCACTGGATGACAAACATCCTCTAAAGAATTCTGCGCCGTCCAAATGAGTTCGCGTTGTTTCGCTGGCCAGTGTCTGTTGCTAGAGCGTTTTCATGGGTGCTGTAGACTTTTAGGTCGGGACACGTGTCAGGGCGGAGCCTGCGGAAAAACAATCTCCTTGTCATTCCGACGCGTAGCGGAAGAATCCCTTTTGTGCCGAAACTCTTTGTTTCCCGCGCTTCCAGAGGCACAGGCTTTATCAGTGCCACGATGATGTTTGAACGATCGTATCAGGGCCCGACTTTAGTCGGGCCCTAGAAAAATCTACATTAACCCTGAAGACGCTCTAGGGCGAGAGGTTGTCATCTGAAGATCACCGCCAAGCCGGAGCCTGACAAACGCAAACTTCAGCGGCAATATCGCATACGAGTCACAATCTTTGCCCTTTGTGCCGTTTTGACGCTCGTTGTTCTCGGCATTGTTTACGACGCGATTCAAACCTTAAGCCGCTTAGACGCGGTGGAGCGCGAACGCGACCAATGGCAGCGTCCTGCCGAGGTAATTCAGGAACTGAATCTCAAGGAAGGAAATGTCGTAGTAGACCTCGGCTCTGGAGTTGGGTACTTTTCATTGAAGCTTTCCGATACGGTTGGCAAAACAGGAAAAGTTTTGCCAGTAGATATCCTGAAATTTCCGTTGTTCGTGTTGCGAACCAGGGCTTTTATAGACGGGAAGCACAATATTGATGTAATTCTTGGGGAACCAAACGATCCGCATCTATCCGCGGGAACTGTGGATGCAATGCTGATTGCGAATACCTACCATGAACTGACCGATTCAAAAACGATTCTGGGACACGTCTTCCAAGCACTCAAGCCGGGCGGGCGGTTGGTCATCCTGGACCGCGGGCCACGCTCGGAGAACGGAGAATCCCGTAGTGATGAAGCCGAGCATCACCATATTTCCCCAGCTTTGGTTGAGGCTGAGATTCGCGGCAGTGGATTCCAGATCGTCAAACGAGAAGATCATTTCATAGACCGGCCCGGTGACAGCCAATTGTGGTGGCTCATTGTTGCCCGCAAACCGTGACCAAATGCATTGGCCGCTGCATCCGGTAGGACCTGTACTCTGAACTGGCGCACCTTCCGCAAATGGAACGGACCGTACGTGATTTACGAGCATCGCTATGATCACCTGCAAACTGGCGGGCCGTTAAACTTCGACGATCTTAGCTTCGATGCGACTAACTTCGATGACTGGTTTCTACAATCGTCACTGTTCGCGTCGTGATTTCCCCGCGCATACGAAAGGACAGGTAGTAGACTGCAATCTTCAAGACTACCATGACCGGCAAGCGCCAGAGTGCTATCACTGTCTGCAGTTAAAACGAAAGAGTCACCTTCATAGCCAAATCCTCCGTGTCAATATTGACCCTTTACTTCGAATCCAAATATCCTCTGAACAATAAGCGCTCACTATGGACTACCACGCCATGCAGAAGCCGTCACTCATTGCCTCGACGATCACCAAATTGTCAGCGGCGGAAATGGCGCGTTTGATCCGCCGAAAGCAACTTTCACCTGCTGAAGTCGTTGAGGCGCATCTTGAGCGCATCGAACAGCTCAATCCCAAGATCAACGCTTTTGCCTGCCTGAATATTGAACAGGCACGGGTGGAGGCGCGCCGCGCAGAAACGGCCCTTATGCAAGGCGTGCAATCCAGGCCCTTGCTAGGTGTACCGGTCAGCATCAAATCTTGCGTTGACGTCAAGGGTCTGCGCTGTGAGGCAGGAAGCCGTTTGCGCGATGGCTATGTTGCCGCCGAAGACGCTACGCTGGTTGCACGACTCAAGCATGCGGGAGCCATTGTGCTGGGCAATACCAGCACCCCTGAGGTGCTGATGGCTTATCACACTGAAAACGAACTGCAAGGACGAACTAATAATCCATGGGACTTGGCACGCACGCCTGGCGGTTCCAGCGGAGGAGAGGCGGCCGCTATTTCAGCTTGTATGTCGGCTGCGGGAATTGGCAGCGATGGTGGAGGTTCGATCCGCGTGCCAGCGCACTTCTCCGGCATCTGCGGACTCAAGCCCACACCTGGCCAAATCCCCGCCACCGGCCATTATCCGCCGTGTGGCGGACCGTTTTCGTTGATCGGGGTTGTAGGCCCAATGGCGCGGACCGTCGAAGACCTGCGATTGCTGTTTGAAGTAACGGCTGGTTACGATCCAGGAGACCCTGCCTCCGTACCCGTGGCTCTAGAGCTTGCAGATCAACTTCAGGCAAACAAGCTGCGTATTGGCTTTTACGAAGATGACGGATTCAGCCCACCTACACCTGAAACCCGCGCTGCCGTTCACGCCGCCGCTCGAGCACTAAAAGAAGCAGGGTTCACGGTTGAACCCTTCCGCCCAGAGGGACTCGATCGCGCGCGCGAACTATGGTTTGTGATTTTTGTGGAAGCCAGCGCGTTAGTCTTAAACCCGATGGTCAAGGGCCGCGAAAACGAAATCAGCGACAATACGAAAGAATTTCTTGCTTTGGCGGCCCTGCAACCCCCGCTCAGCGGTGACCGGCTATTACACACATTGATTGAACGAGACCAAGTGCGATTTCGTGTGCTGACGCAGATGGAAACATTTCCTATTCTGCTGGCGCCTGTCTGCTCGATTCCTGCGTTTCGCCACGAAGATGCCGGATGGGGCACGAGCCACGCTGCCGACTACCTGCGCACTATGACGTATTGCCAGCATTACAACCTGCTGGGCAACCCTGCGGCGGTCGTGCCGGTTGGAAAATCTCCTGAAGGACTACCGATTGGGGTTCAGATCATCGGACGTCCGTACAAAGAGAGCGAGGTGCTGGCGGTCGCCGCTGTCTTGGACAAGCAATTCGGATGGAAAGAA harbors:
- a CDS encoding response regulator transcription factor, translating into MSGGGRILIVDDEPQIRRVMQTTLVNKGYEVTEARSGEEALELVHSAKFDLVLLDMNMPGMNGIETCSAIRINSDVTIIMLTVRNTQKDKVDALDAGADDYVTKPFSMPELLARIRSGLRRAAVSTEFEATQLSLGHIEIDFQARRVISGGEQIRLTGKEFDLLSYLAAHPNKTMRHRELLQAVWGSDYGGEQEYLRVFVNRLRKKIERNPANPKYLLTEPWVGYRLRVPE
- a CDS encoding class I SAM-dependent methyltransferase yields the protein MTLVVLGIVYDAIQTLSRLDAVERERDQWQRPAEVIQELNLKEGNVVVDLGSGVGYFSLKLSDTVGKTGKVLPVDILKFPLFVLRTRAFIDGKHNIDVILGEPNDPHLSAGTVDAMLIANTYHELTDSKTILGHVFQALKPGGRLVILDRGPRSENGESRSDEAEHHHISPALVEAEIRGSGFQIVKREDHFIDRPGDSQLWWLIVARKP
- the kdpC gene encoding potassium-transporting ATPase subunit KdpC, with protein sequence MKKNLVISILYTVVTTVVLGIGYPLAVTLLAQVAFKDQANGQLIPKNGVTVGSRIIGQTFTGAGYFHTRPSAAGNGYDATNSGGTNYGPTNQKLVDRVKGDVATLQAENPGKPIPIDLVTTSGSGLDPHITPAGAEFQVPRVAKARGIAEDDLRTLVRQHTEARQFGFLGEPCINVLELNLALDDKHPLKNSAPSK
- the kdpA gene encoding potassium-transporting ATPase subunit KdpA — translated: MTLNGWLQILFYFVVVLLVTKPVGIFMTKVFNRERTWLDPVLRPVEKLIYKLTLVDENHEMRWTEYCISMLLFSAVSMLLLYVFERTQQWQPLWLNPQKFAAVPQDLAFNTAASFATNTNWQFYTGEQVMSYLTQMVGLAFHNFKSAAVGIALGIALIRGIARREKETIGNFWVDTTRAALWIMLPACIIYALLLVQQGVIQNFKPYDTVKVVEPQQVQRVGQDGKPVVGPDGKPVMDTVTDQVIAQGPIASQEAVKMLGTNGGGFLNANSAHPFENPTPFTNFLEMFSIFIIPAGLTYTLGRMTGSQKHGWAVFAAMAILFAAGVVTAYWAESQGNPLLQGTDQHVSMMQSGGNMEGKEVRFGIANSALFTTVTTDASCGAVNAMHDSYTPIGGMVPLVNIMLGEVVFGGVGAGMYGILLFVILSVFIAGLMVGRTPEYLGKKIESYDVKMAMLYVLVFPLVILVFAGISAVTPSGLATLGNAGPHGLSEILYAFTSAAGNNGSAFAGLGPNRWYNLSMAFTMLMGRFLMHVPMLAVAGSLAGKKAVPPSAGTFPVTTPLFTVLLVSVILIVGALTFFPALSLGPILEHLLMHAGKTF
- a CDS encoding amidase; the encoded protein is MDYHAMQKPSLIASTITKLSAAEMARLIRRKQLSPAEVVEAHLERIEQLNPKINAFACLNIEQARVEARRAETALMQGVQSRPLLGVPVSIKSCVDVKGLRCEAGSRLRDGYVAAEDATLVARLKHAGAIVLGNTSTPEVLMAYHTENELQGRTNNPWDLARTPGGSSGGEAAAISACMSAAGIGSDGGGSIRVPAHFSGICGLKPTPGQIPATGHYPPCGGPFSLIGVVGPMARTVEDLRLLFEVTAGYDPGDPASVPVALELADQLQANKLRIGFYEDDGFSPPTPETRAAVHAAARALKEAGFTVEPFRPEGLDRARELWFVIFVEASALVLNPMVKGRENEISDNTKEFLALAALQPPLSGDRLLHTLIERDQVRFRVLTQMETFPILLAPVCSIPAFRHEDAGWGTSHAADYLRTMTYCQHYNLLGNPAAVVPVGKSPEGLPIGVQIIGRPYKESEVLAVAAVLDKQFGWKEPPL
- the kdpF gene encoding K(+)-transporting ATPase subunit F yields the protein MSLETMIMLLVTVLMMVYLVYALLRPEKF
- the kdpB gene encoding potassium-transporting ATPase subunit KdpB gives rise to the protein MSTKQSKSRSLWDAKIIRQALIDSFVKLNPRVMMRNPVMFVVEVGSVITSILLIRDITKHSHAFGFDLQITLWLWFTVLFANFAEAMAEGRGKAQAETLRKAKSETIANRLLPNGQIEQVSGSKLHVGDLVLVSAGEMIPGDGDAIEGVASVDESAITGESAPVIREAGGDRCAVTGGTRVLSDQIKIKITANPGETFLDRMIALVEGAERQKTPNEIALNILLAGLTVVFLLAVVTLQPFAIYSGSPQTVFVLVSLLVCLIPTTIGGLLSAIGIAGMDRLVQHNVLAMSGRAVEAAGDVDTLLLDKTGTITLGNRQAAEFIAAPGVTNDQLADAAQFSSLPDETPEGRSIVVLAKEKYGLRGRELADGQVEFVPFSATTRMSGVNFDGRVIRKGAADAIEAFLKGNEGYLPPEVRTTVETIARSGGTPLVVAENARALGVIHLKDIVKGGIRERFAQLRAMGIRTVMITGDNPLTAAAIAQEAGVDDFLAQATPKDKMDLIKQEQAQGKLVAMTGDGTNDAPALAQSDVGVAMNTGTQAAKEAGNMVDLDSNPTKLLEIVEIGKQLLMTRGSLTTFSIANDVAKYFAIIPAMFAGTFPVLNALNIMHLATPESAILSAVIFNALIIIALIPLALRGVKYRPMSAESLLQRNLWFYGVGGIIVPFVGIKIIDIIIRAVGLA